In Niallia sp. FSL W8-0635, one genomic interval encodes:
- a CDS encoding sugar ABC transporter substrate-binding protein, with amino-acid sequence MNFKKKFALLGTTALLAVGLMAGCSDSKNDASNSEVLTVWGMGDEVKQLPKMAEEFTKETGIEVKIQAIPWASAHDKLLTAVASKQGPDVLQMGTTWMPEFQAAGALADMGEYIEKYDNLNPDNFFEGSVETTKFDDKYYAIPWAAETRVLFYRTDILESVGYKEAPKTWEELEDAAKKLSERGDNMYGLNVDSKEQTLGFMFARQNGSQVLTNDGKPLFNEAPFVEAVTYLNDMIQKGYAPKQDLGMDVSQTFSGDAIVPMFISGPWMVKAVNETVPDIEGKWATAVLPSGKDNNFSSLGGSNLTIFEHSKKKDQAAQFIDFMVKKENQLKWLELTNAMPTVKEAWNDEKLAGDPLYEVFGQQMENSRPMPLIPEFEEIAQNYLKHFEKIYLGGEDVQSELDAFNTETEKVLSK; translated from the coding sequence ATGAATTTCAAAAAGAAATTTGCATTGCTAGGAACCACAGCATTACTTGCAGTTGGATTAATGGCGGGATGTTCTGATAGTAAAAATGATGCTAGTAACTCAGAAGTACTGACAGTTTGGGGAATGGGAGATGAAGTAAAACAACTTCCAAAAATGGCAGAGGAATTTACAAAAGAAACTGGCATTGAAGTTAAAATTCAAGCGATTCCTTGGGCTAGTGCTCATGATAAATTACTAACGGCGGTTGCTTCAAAACAAGGCCCGGATGTACTTCAAATGGGTACTACTTGGATGCCAGAATTTCAAGCTGCTGGAGCATTGGCAGATATGGGTGAATATATCGAGAAATACGATAATTTAAACCCGGATAACTTCTTTGAAGGTTCAGTAGAAACAACAAAGTTTGATGATAAATATTATGCAATTCCATGGGCAGCAGAAACGAGAGTTTTATTCTATCGTACAGATATCTTAGAATCTGTTGGATATAAAGAGGCACCTAAAACATGGGAAGAACTTGAAGATGCAGCAAAAAAATTATCCGAACGAGGAGACAACATGTATGGACTAAATGTTGACTCGAAGGAACAGACGCTAGGCTTTATGTTTGCGCGTCAAAACGGCTCTCAGGTATTGACTAATGACGGAAAACCACTATTTAACGAGGCACCATTTGTTGAAGCGGTTACGTATTTAAATGATATGATTCAAAAAGGCTATGCACCTAAACAGGATTTAGGTATGGATGTTTCGCAAACGTTCTCAGGGGATGCTATTGTGCCAATGTTTATTAGTGGTCCGTGGATGGTGAAAGCGGTTAATGAAACAGTGCCAGATATAGAAGGTAAATGGGCAACTGCGGTTCTTCCTTCTGGTAAAGATAATAATTTTTCAAGTCTTGGTGGTTCTAACTTAACAATCTTTGAACATTCAAAGAAAAAAGATCAAGCGGCACAGTTTATTGATTTTATGGTGAAGAAGGAAAATCAATTAAAATGGTTAGAATTAACGAATGCAATGCCAACAGTAAAAGAAGCATGGAATGATGAAAAGCTAGCTGGAGATCCATTATATGAAGTATTTGGACAGCAAATGGAAAATTCTCGTCCAATGCCGTTAATTCCTGAATTTGAAGAAATTGCGCAAAACTATCTGAAGCATTTTGAGAAAATTTATCTCGGTGGAGAAGACGTGCAATCAGAACTAGATGCGTTTAACACGGAAACAGAAAAAGTTTTAAGCAAATAA